In one window of Temnothorax longispinosus isolate EJ_2023e chromosome 11, Tlon_JGU_v1, whole genome shotgun sequence DNA:
- the LOC139821766 gene encoding uncharacterized protein isoform X3, whose product MPMCSVSGCKNKSENAKEKNIQFFSYPKDEETALKWMQAANKNKVNLKNARICSVHFTPSCYKPKPAYLANCENYSPKKLRRLHDHAIPTENLPLLKEREVLKEVQNQHNIINVSENSSFSESETNLIDTSMENKAETCFMQSSKENASSTSDDTMVNTQSNSQTVMSEHLRLRDKIIQDLMKRLSQTNKVNDLLKKQVKRLQREKTRVTKRVIKENVHNVLKRIFTPKQIDVLMSNERKKRVKWGLEDISAAIMLRSLSPKAYRFLKKITTRYQDYPHLGTGHLAWS is encoded by the exons atgccTATGTGTAGTGTAAGTggatgcaaaaataaaagcgagaatgcaaaagagaaaaatattcaatttttttcttatccaAAGGATGAAGAAACTGCGTTAAAATGGATGCAAGCtgctaacaaaaataaagttaaccTAAAAAACG ctCGCATATGCTCTGTCCACTTTACACCAAGCTGTTACAAACCAAAGCCAGCGTATTTAGCAAACTGCGAAAATTACTCGCCTAAGAAATTACGAAGACTTCATGATCATGCAATTCCAACAGAAAATTTGCCACTATTGAAGGAAAGAGAAGTGCTAAAGGAAGTGCAAAATCAACACAACATAATAAATGTTAGTGAAAACAGCAG TTTTAGTGAGTCCGAGACCAATTTGATCGACACTTCAATGGAAAATAAAGCAGAAACATGTTTTATGCAATCTTCAAAAGAAAATGCtag cAGTACAAGTGATGATACAATGGTAAACACACAAAGTAATTCACAGACTGTTATGTCTGAGCACTTAag attacgagataaaattattcaagattTGATGAAAAGACTAAGCCAAACAAACAAGGTAAACGATTTGCTTAAGAAACAAGTAAAACGattgcaaagagaaaagaCAAGAGTTACGAAAcgtgtaataaaagaaaatgtccaTAATGTGCTCAAAAGGATATTCACTCCGAAGCAAATTGACGTTTTAATGagtaatgaaagaaaaaaaagagtaaagtGGGGTCTTGAAGACATATCTGCTGCAATAATGTTAAGAAGCTTGAGCCCAAAAGCATATcgttttttaaagaaaatcactACCCGTTACCAGGATTATCCACACTTAGGAACTGGGCATCTCGCATGGAGTTAA
- the LOC139821766 gene encoding uncharacterized protein isoform X1, with the protein MPMCSVSGCKNKSENAKEKNIQFFSYPKDEETALKWMQAANKNKVNLKNARICSVHFTPSCYKPKPAYLANCENYSPKKLRRLHDHAIPTENLPLLKEREVLKEVQNQHNIINVSENSSKNSFSESETNLIDTSMENKAETCFMQSSKENASSTSDDTMVNTQSNSQTVMSEHLRLRDKIIQDLMKRLSQTNKVNDLLKKQVKRLQREKTRVTKRVIKENVHNVLKRIFTPKQIDVLMSNERKKRVKWGLEDISAAIMLRSLSPKAYRFLKKITTRYQDYPHLGTGHLAWS; encoded by the exons atgccTATGTGTAGTGTAAGTggatgcaaaaataaaagcgagaatgcaaaagagaaaaatattcaatttttttcttatccaAAGGATGAAGAAACTGCGTTAAAATGGATGCAAGCtgctaacaaaaataaagttaaccTAAAAAACG ctCGCATATGCTCTGTCCACTTTACACCAAGCTGTTACAAACCAAAGCCAGCGTATTTAGCAAACTGCGAAAATTACTCGCCTAAGAAATTACGAAGACTTCATGATCATGCAATTCCAACAGAAAATTTGCCACTATTGAAGGAAAGAGAAGTGCTAAAGGAAGTGCAAAATCAACACAACATAATAAATGTTAGTGAAAACAGCAG cAAAAACAGTTTTAGTGAGTCCGAGACCAATTTGATCGACACTTCAATGGAAAATAAAGCAGAAACATGTTTTATGCAATCTTCAAAAGAAAATGCtag cAGTACAAGTGATGATACAATGGTAAACACACAAAGTAATTCACAGACTGTTATGTCTGAGCACTTAag attacgagataaaattattcaagattTGATGAAAAGACTAAGCCAAACAAACAAGGTAAACGATTTGCTTAAGAAACAAGTAAAACGattgcaaagagaaaagaCAAGAGTTACGAAAcgtgtaataaaagaaaatgtccaTAATGTGCTCAAAAGGATATTCACTCCGAAGCAAATTGACGTTTTAATGagtaatgaaagaaaaaaaagagtaaagtGGGGTCTTGAAGACATATCTGCTGCAATAATGTTAAGAAGCTTGAGCCCAAAAGCATATcgttttttaaagaaaatcactACCCGTTACCAGGATTATCCACACTTAGGAACTGGGCATCTCGCATGGAGTTAA
- the LOC139821766 gene encoding uncharacterized protein isoform X4: MPMCSVSGCKNKSENAKEKNIQFFSYPKDEETALKWMQAANKNKVNLKNARICSVHFTPSCYKPKPAYLANCENYSPKKLRRLHDHAIPTENLPLLKEREVLKEVQNQHNIINVSENSSFSESETNLIDTSMENKAETCFMQSSKENASTSDDTMVNTQSNSQTVMSEHLRLRDKIIQDLMKRLSQTNKVNDLLKKQVKRLQREKTRVTKRVIKENVHNVLKRIFTPKQIDVLMSNERKKRVKWGLEDISAAIMLRSLSPKAYRFLKKITTRYQDYPHLGTGHLAWS; encoded by the exons atgccTATGTGTAGTGTAAGTggatgcaaaaataaaagcgagaatgcaaaagagaaaaatattcaatttttttcttatccaAAGGATGAAGAAACTGCGTTAAAATGGATGCAAGCtgctaacaaaaataaagttaaccTAAAAAACG ctCGCATATGCTCTGTCCACTTTACACCAAGCTGTTACAAACCAAAGCCAGCGTATTTAGCAAACTGCGAAAATTACTCGCCTAAGAAATTACGAAGACTTCATGATCATGCAATTCCAACAGAAAATTTGCCACTATTGAAGGAAAGAGAAGTGCTAAAGGAAGTGCAAAATCAACACAACATAATAAATGTTAGTGAAAACAGCAG TTTTAGTGAGTCCGAGACCAATTTGATCGACACTTCAATGGAAAATAAAGCAGAAACATGTTTTATGCAATCTTCAAAAGAAAATGCtag TACAAGTGATGATACAATGGTAAACACACAAAGTAATTCACAGACTGTTATGTCTGAGCACTTAag attacgagataaaattattcaagattTGATGAAAAGACTAAGCCAAACAAACAAGGTAAACGATTTGCTTAAGAAACAAGTAAAACGattgcaaagagaaaagaCAAGAGTTACGAAAcgtgtaataaaagaaaatgtccaTAATGTGCTCAAAAGGATATTCACTCCGAAGCAAATTGACGTTTTAATGagtaatgaaagaaaaaaaagagtaaagtGGGGTCTTGAAGACATATCTGCTGCAATAATGTTAAGAAGCTTGAGCCCAAAAGCATATcgttttttaaagaaaatcactACCCGTTACCAGGATTATCCACACTTAGGAACTGGGCATCTCGCATGGAGTTAA
- the LOC139821766 gene encoding uncharacterized protein isoform X2 — MPMCSVSGCKNKSENAKEKNIQFFSYPKDEETALKWMQAANKNKVNLKNARICSVHFTPSCYKPKPAYLANCENYSPKKLRRLHDHAIPTENLPLLKEREVLKEVQNQHNIINVSENSSKNSFSESETNLIDTSMENKAETCFMQSSKENASTSDDTMVNTQSNSQTVMSEHLRLRDKIIQDLMKRLSQTNKVNDLLKKQVKRLQREKTRVTKRVIKENVHNVLKRIFTPKQIDVLMSNERKKRVKWGLEDISAAIMLRSLSPKAYRFLKKITTRYQDYPHLGTGHLAWS; from the exons atgccTATGTGTAGTGTAAGTggatgcaaaaataaaagcgagaatgcaaaagagaaaaatattcaatttttttcttatccaAAGGATGAAGAAACTGCGTTAAAATGGATGCAAGCtgctaacaaaaataaagttaaccTAAAAAACG ctCGCATATGCTCTGTCCACTTTACACCAAGCTGTTACAAACCAAAGCCAGCGTATTTAGCAAACTGCGAAAATTACTCGCCTAAGAAATTACGAAGACTTCATGATCATGCAATTCCAACAGAAAATTTGCCACTATTGAAGGAAAGAGAAGTGCTAAAGGAAGTGCAAAATCAACACAACATAATAAATGTTAGTGAAAACAGCAG cAAAAACAGTTTTAGTGAGTCCGAGACCAATTTGATCGACACTTCAATGGAAAATAAAGCAGAAACATGTTTTATGCAATCTTCAAAAGAAAATGCtag TACAAGTGATGATACAATGGTAAACACACAAAGTAATTCACAGACTGTTATGTCTGAGCACTTAag attacgagataaaattattcaagattTGATGAAAAGACTAAGCCAAACAAACAAGGTAAACGATTTGCTTAAGAAACAAGTAAAACGattgcaaagagaaaagaCAAGAGTTACGAAAcgtgtaataaaagaaaatgtccaTAATGTGCTCAAAAGGATATTCACTCCGAAGCAAATTGACGTTTTAATGagtaatgaaagaaaaaaaagagtaaagtGGGGTCTTGAAGACATATCTGCTGCAATAATGTTAAGAAGCTTGAGCCCAAAAGCATATcgttttttaaagaaaatcactACCCGTTACCAGGATTATCCACACTTAGGAACTGGGCATCTCGCATGGAGTTAA
- the LOC139821766 gene encoding uncharacterized protein isoform X5 codes for MPMCSDEETALKWMQAANKNKVNLKNARICSVHFTPSCYKPKPAYLANCENYSPKKLRRLHDHAIPTENLPLLKEREVLKEVQNQHNIINVSENSSKNSFSESETNLIDTSMENKAETCFMQSSKENASSTSDDTMVNTQSNSQTVMSEHLRLRDKIIQDLMKRLSQTNKVNDLLKKQVKRLQREKTRVTKRVIKENVHNVLKRIFTPKQIDVLMSNERKKRVKWGLEDISAAIMLRSLSPKAYRFLKKITTRYQDYPHLGTGHLAWS; via the exons atgccTATGTGTAGT GATGAAGAAACTGCGTTAAAATGGATGCAAGCtgctaacaaaaataaagttaaccTAAAAAACG ctCGCATATGCTCTGTCCACTTTACACCAAGCTGTTACAAACCAAAGCCAGCGTATTTAGCAAACTGCGAAAATTACTCGCCTAAGAAATTACGAAGACTTCATGATCATGCAATTCCAACAGAAAATTTGCCACTATTGAAGGAAAGAGAAGTGCTAAAGGAAGTGCAAAATCAACACAACATAATAAATGTTAGTGAAAACAGCAG cAAAAACAGTTTTAGTGAGTCCGAGACCAATTTGATCGACACTTCAATGGAAAATAAAGCAGAAACATGTTTTATGCAATCTTCAAAAGAAAATGCtag cAGTACAAGTGATGATACAATGGTAAACACACAAAGTAATTCACAGACTGTTATGTCTGAGCACTTAag attacgagataaaattattcaagattTGATGAAAAGACTAAGCCAAACAAACAAGGTAAACGATTTGCTTAAGAAACAAGTAAAACGattgcaaagagaaaagaCAAGAGTTACGAAAcgtgtaataaaagaaaatgtccaTAATGTGCTCAAAAGGATATTCACTCCGAAGCAAATTGACGTTTTAATGagtaatgaaagaaaaaaaagagtaaagtGGGGTCTTGAAGACATATCTGCTGCAATAATGTTAAGAAGCTTGAGCCCAAAAGCATATcgttttttaaagaaaatcactACCCGTTACCAGGATTATCCACACTTAGGAACTGGGCATCTCGCATGGAGTTAA